In Eriocheir sinensis breed Jianghai 21 chromosome 52, ASM2467909v1, whole genome shotgun sequence, one genomic interval encodes:
- the LOC126982953 gene encoding CLIP domain-containing serine protease B9-like, translating into MWSRVFLLALILQAAVALLLRKKDCPQPCIPIDKCPDLIKLIRTNVRAVQEATCGFQQDSTPLVSRLHLPPKVCCLAFPKTPLDLRFASSSTPSTTTTTTSKPLISTPSTTTTTTSKPSISTTIATTRELSSENPLLPQMCNEHYSEYSPTFFQSSLLDHRIHGGQTLLHPSYYPWMAALGFRNAFTDKIDFLCGGSVINERYLLTAAHCFKRQLEVVRLGEYDLTSEIDCEISPTGFVFCASEPAQDFDFEEIIEHPDFGKRGLFSDDIALVRLASPITFSLKGSRT; encoded by the exons ATGTGGTCACGGGTTTTCCTGCTGGCGCTGATCCTGCAGGCGGCGGTTGCTCTGCTGCTGAGGA AAAAGGACTGCCCGCAGCCATGCATCCCGATCGACAAATGTCCGGATTTGATCAAGTTAATTCGGACGAACGTTAGAGCTGTGCAAGAGGCAACGTGTGGCTTCCAGCAGGACAGTACGCCGCTGGTGAGTAGGCTACACTTACCGCCAAAG GTTTGCTGTCTTGCCTTCCCCAAGACGCCACTCGATTTACGCTTCGCATCAAGTTCtacccccagcaccaccaccaccactaccagcaagcCTTTGATATccacccccagcaccaccaccaccactaccagcaagcCTTCGAtatccaccaccatcgccacgaCCCGCGAACTTTCTTCCGAGAATCCGCTGCTGCCGCAAATGTGTAATGAGCACTATTCAGAAtattctcctactttttttcaatcttctttGCTCGACCACAGAATCCACGGGGGCCAGACCCTGCTGCACCCCTCATATTACCCCTGGATGGCTGCGCTCGGCTTCAGAA ACGCCTTTACTGACAAGATCGATTTCCTGTGCGGGGGTTCAGTGATCAACGAGCGGTACCTCCTCACCGCGGCCCACTGCTTCAAGAGGCAACT GGAGGTCGTCCGACTAGGAGAATATGATCTGACATCTGAAATCGATTGTGAGATAAGCCCAACAGGCTTCGTTTTCTGCGCCAGTGAGCCAGCGCAGGACTTCGACTTTGAGGAGATCATTGAACACCCTGACTTCGGCAAGCGCGGTCTCTTTTCTGACGACATCGCTCTCGTCAGACTCGCAAGTCCCATCACATTCAGTC TCAAAGGAAGCAGAACATGA
- the LOC126982950 gene encoding phenoloxidase-activating factor 1-like isoform X2 — protein sequence MWSRVFLLALILQAAVAFKVDCPRPCILIDKCPDLIKLIQTNPEVVQEATCQFQGQSPLVCCPASTHEPLVSSSSTTSTTTSKPSVPNPLLPKSCGHFSQDDRIHGGNETAIGTYPWMAALGFKNSITKKPNFLCGGSVINERYILTAAHCFRYELEVVRLGEWDLSTDIDCETSPTGFKFCAPEPPQDFQHEEIIKHSEFSKRGLVSDDIALIRLARPITFNQWIQPVCLPDRDMDVPAALGDRWPTITGWGFTEDGTTSDRLLQVSLPLVDMAPCNKTYEGKLVGKQLCFGGTEGQDSCGGDSGGPLVMSEFSAPPYTQIGVVSFGPTSCGQKDVPGVYASVPSYRDWIDENMRP from the exons ATGTGGTCACGGGTTTTCCTGCTGGCGCTGATCCTGCAGGCGGCGGTTGCTTTCA AAGTGGACTGTCCGCGTCCGTGCATCCTGATCGACAAGTGTCCAGATTTGATCAAGTTAATTCAGACGAACCCTGAAGTTGTGCAGGAGGCGACGTGTCAATTCCAGGGCCAATCGCCGCTG GTTTGCTGCCCTGCTTCAACTCACGAGCCTTTGGTATCGagctcctccaccaccagcaccacgacCAGCAAGCCGTCCGTCCCCAACCCGCTGCTGCCGAAGAGCTGTGGTCACTTCTCCCAGGATGACAGAATCCACGGGGGCAACGAGACTGCCATCGGCACCTACCCGTGGATGGCGGCCCTTGGCTTCAAGA aTTCCATCACCAAAAAGCCTAATTTCCTGTGCGGGGGTTCCGTGATCAACGAGCGGTACATCCTCACCGCGGCCCACTGCTTCAGATACGAACT GGAGGTCGTCCGACTAGGAGAATGGGATCTGTCGACTGATATTGATTGTGAGACAAGCCCAACAGGCTTCAAGTTCTGCGCCCCGGAGCCACCGCAGGACTTCCAGCATGAGGAAATCATTAAACACTCCGAGTTCAGCAAACGAGGTCTTGTATCTGACGACATCGCTCTCATCAGACTTGCAAGGCCTATCACATTCAATC AGTGGATCCAGCCCGTGTGTCTGCCGGACCGTGACATGGATGTGCCTGCAGCCCTGGGCGACCGGTGGCCCACCATTACGGGCTGGGGCTTCACCGAGGATGGGACCACCAGTGACCGACTCCTGCAAGTGTCGCTGCCGCTTGTGGATATGGCACCTTGCAACAAGACCTACGAAGGGAAACTGGTCGGCAAGCAG CTGTGCTTTGGAGGGACTGAAGGCCAAGACTCCTGCGGGGGTGACTCTGGGGGACCCTTGGTAATGTCTGAGTTCAGTGCTCCGCCTTACACGCAAATCGGGGTCGTGTCCTTCGGCCCCACTAGCTGCGGGCAGAAGGACGTGCCCGGAGTGTACGCGTCTGTGCCCAGTTACAGGGACTGGATTGACGAGAACATGAGGCCATAA